One region of Oncorhynchus mykiss isolate Arlee chromosome 8, USDA_OmykA_1.1, whole genome shotgun sequence genomic DNA includes:
- the LOC110519501 gene encoding transmembrane protein 200C-like, whose protein sequence is MIATGGLLRMNRRQDSQRSKNHAENQRKRKQAERKKRNDVVVVKGKLNLCSPSGLVAAVGVVVLMLGIAMAVLGYWPHEGHSQGYASGVSPWEERRDNGRMSYSKSPLVSVTWSNNKDNNTANLTVGELTNQTVGELTNQTVGELTNQTVGELTNQTVEELTKQTVGELTNQTVGELTNQTVEELTNQTVEELTNQTVGELTNQTSAELTNQMSDAMNGSVPQPVSVSTSPRPPSGGFLSDFLDSYLYSDNLKVFGPLVMGIGIFLFICANAVLHENRDQKTKVINLRDIYSTVIDLHITRTKDHSPINGLVNYVQSRGSVDINSGSFHPGEMLEHSPWPSTTVSSHQGEIGSSEQQYRRPSVAGRQRSWSRDNQTFTESVYSIYRDQKRRCSEQTPYPRQWDSEQTPYPRQWDSEQASCPRQWDSEQASYPRQWDSEKASYPRQRDSEKASYPRQWDSEQASYYRQRDSEQASYPMEWEGTASIVSSSFNVFTLPIITLNNGAVEEGGQEGGQEGGQAEREEEVITDVKDFSGNGIEQEQVAGYSQSLDNTENNSSRRTSMNPQESYSQCLGTKEKDSSRRTSMNPQESYSQCLGTKEKDSSRRTSMNPQESYSQCLGTKEKDSSRRTSVNPLEYEGGTVMTLTEPDEALQGQTPTPQGPQLFPPSPVFRATTGMGSRLSLNSLSSPGVDQPQSARRCSLTVAVCRQGDRARRFSCTRLERSNSKGYIKLETVDGDSFEVPDVVTSCVPDSNQEEEVVADEVAEAAQGKRERVTVTLSSSLTEL, encoded by the exons ATGATCGCCACGGGCGGCCTGCTGCGTATGAACCGGCGCCAAGACTCCCAGCGATCTAAGAACCACGCTGAGAACCAGAGGAAGAGGAAACAagcagagaggaagaagaggaatgATGTGGTAGTG GTGAAGGGGAAACTCAACCTGTGTTCCCCATCTGGGCTGGTGGCTGCGGTGGGGGTAGTGGTGTTGATGCTGGGGATAGCCATGGCTGTACTGGGCTACTGGCCACATGAAGGCCACAGCCAAGGGTATGCATCCGGGGTATCACCATGGGAGGAGCGGAGAGACAACGGCAGGATGAGCTACTCCAAGAGCCCCCTGGTGTCTGTCACCTGGAGCAATAACAAGGATAACAACACAGCCAACCTGACTGTTGGGGAGTTGACCAACCAGACTGTTGGGGAGTTGACCAACCAGACTGTTGGGGAGTTGACCAACCAGACTGTTGGGGAGTTGACCAACCAGACTGTTGAGGAGTTGACCAAACAGACTGTTGGGGAGTTGACCAACCAGACTGTTGGGGAGTTGACCAACCAGACTGTTGAGGAGTTGACCAACCAGACTGTTGAGGAGTTGACCAACCAGACTGTTGGGGAGTTGACCAACCAGACGAGTGCTGAGTTGACAAATCAGATGAGTGATGCTATGAATGGAAGTGTTCCTCAACCTGTATCTGTGTCGACAAGTCCCCGTCCTCCCTCAGGGGGGTTTCTCTCTGATTTCCTGGACAGCTACCTCTACTCAGACAACTTGAAGGTGTTTGGGCCCTTAGTGATGGGGATTGGCATCTTCCTCTTCATCTGCGCTAACGCCGTGCTTCACGAGAACAGAGACCAGAAGACCAAAGTCATCAACCTCAGAGATATCTACTCCACGGTCATCGACCTCCACATCACACGGACCAAGGACCACTCGCCGATTAACGGACTGGTGAACTATGTGCAGTCCAGGGGCAGTGTGGACATAAATTCGGGTTCGTTCCATCCTGGCGAGATGCTAGAGCACAGTCCTTGGCCCTCCACTACCGTATCAAGCCACCAGGGGGAGATAGGTAGCAGTGAGCAGCAGTATAGACGACCGTCAGTGGCGGGCCGGCAGCGGAGCTGGTCCAGAGACAACCAGACGTTCACGGAAAGTGTGTATAGCATCTACAGAGACCAGAAGCGCAG GTGTTCAGAGCAGACACCCTACCCCAGACAGTGGGACTCAGAGCAGACACCCTACCCCAGACAGTGGGACTCAGAGCAGGCCTCGTGCCCCAGGCAGTGGGACTCAGAGCAGGCCTCGTACCCCAGGCAGTGGGACTCAGAGAAGGCTTCGTACCCCAGACAGCGGGACTCAGAGAAGGCCTCGTACCCCAGGCAGTGGGACTCAGAGCAGGCCTCGTACTACAGACAGCGGGACTCAGAGCAGGCCTCGTACCCCATGGAGTGGGAGGGTACAGCATCCATTGTCAGTTCTTCTTTTAACGTCTTCACCCTCCCGATCATCACACTTAACAACGGTGCAGTGGAGgaggggggacaggaggggggacaggaggggggacaggccgagagagaggaggaagtgatTACAGATGTCAAGGATTTTAGTGGAAATGGGATTGAGCAAGAGCAAGTAGCAGGTTATAGTCAAAGTCTGGATAATACAGAGAATAATTCTTCAAGGAGGACCTCGATGAATCCCCAAGAATCCTATAGTCAATGTCTGGGTACTAAAGAGAAGGATTCTTCAAGGAGGACCTCGATGAATCCCCAAGAATCCTATAGTCAATGTCTGGGTACTAAAGAGAAGGATTCTTCAAGGAGGACCTCGATGAATCCCCAAGAATCCTATAGTCAATGTCTGGGTACTAAAGAGAAGGATTCTTCAAGGAGGACCTCGGTGAATCCCCTGGAATATGAGGGTGGTACCGTCATGACCCTAACTGAACCAGATGAGGCGCTACAAGGACAGACCCCCACCCCACAGGGCCCCCAGCTGTTCCCTCCTTCTCCCGTTTTCAGGGCGACGACGGGGATGGGATCTCGCCTGTCACTCAACTCCCTCTCCAGCCCAGGGGTCGACCAGCCCCAGTCGGCACGACGATGCAGCCTCACCGTGGCCGTCTGTCGTCAAGGCGACCGGGCTCGTCGGTTCAGCTGTACGCGTCTGGAGCGTTCGAACAGTAAGGGATACATCAAACTGGAAACCGTGGACGGAGATTCCTTCGAGGTACCAGATGTAGTGACTTCCTGTGTGCCTGACTCGAATCAGGAAGAAGAAGTAGTAGCAGACGAGGTAGCAGAAGCAGCTcaaggaaaaagggagagggtgACTGTCACCCTTAGCTCTTCTTTAACAGAACTCTAG